From Spirosoma agri, one genomic window encodes:
- a CDS encoding c-type cytochrome has protein sequence MLINLMNRCLTMSRLSKFCGAMALSLALFINGGQLKAQDSSAAAGGATAAATPAAGGGGDAEKGKTLFTNNCAQCHAVTDEKVVGPGLKGIESRTPGKEWLHKWIRNSSAVIASGDAYANQVFNANGKVQMSSFPSLSDADIDGILAYIDQASSPQKAAVAGDEAGSKNTNGAGSGQGGTSGGPSELFTVVLVALLVVMLLVLGVLLVIVTILSKAVSPVTVDGAQPVSSFGQRLKDGLSGAFNNSTLRSIVIWLFLLVATKETLDGAYSIGIQQGYAPKQPIAYSHKLHAGQYKIDCNYCHTGVNKGKSATIPAANICMNCHGVIKKESPEIQKIYTAIEQNRPIEWIRVHNLPDLAYFNHAQHVNVGNVQCQTCHGDIEKMEVVEQRSSLTMGWCIDCHRKTEVNTKDNAYYDKLVALHSKESKEPLKVANIGGLECSKCHY, from the coding sequence ATGTTGATCAACTTAATGAATAGATGTCTAACAATGAGTCGTTTGTCTAAGTTTTGCGGGGCTATGGCCCTGTCGCTGGCGCTGTTTATTAATGGCGGCCAGTTGAAGGCGCAGGACTCATCTGCGGCTGCGGGCGGTGCTACGGCTGCAGCTACGCCAGCTGCGGGCGGTGGTGGTGATGCTGAAAAAGGAAAAACGCTATTTACCAACAACTGTGCGCAATGCCACGCGGTAACCGATGAGAAAGTCGTTGGTCCTGGTTTGAAAGGAATTGAGAGCCGGACTCCTGGTAAAGAATGGTTGCACAAATGGATTCGGAATTCGTCGGCAGTAATTGCGTCGGGCGATGCGTATGCGAACCAGGTTTTTAACGCCAACGGTAAAGTACAAATGTCTAGTTTTCCAAGTTTGTCGGATGCTGACATTGATGGAATCCTGGCGTATATCGATCAAGCTAGTAGCCCGCAAAAGGCTGCTGTAGCTGGTGATGAGGCTGGTAGCAAAAATACTAATGGTGCAGGATCAGGACAAGGTGGTACTTCCGGTGGCCCTTCTGAACTGTTCACTGTCGTGTTGGTTGCGCTGCTCGTCGTTATGCTACTCGTATTGGGTGTATTGCTGGTAATTGTAACCATACTATCGAAAGCAGTATCGCCGGTTACAGTCGACGGTGCACAACCGGTTTCTTCATTCGGTCAACGGTTGAAGGATGGTCTGTCAGGGGCTTTCAACAACTCGACACTTCGCTCGATTGTCATTTGGTTGTTCCTTCTGGTTGCTACCAAAGAAACACTCGATGGAGCCTACAGCATTGGTATCCAACAAGGCTACGCGCCGAAACAACCGATTGCTTACTCACATAAGCTTCACGCTGGACAGTACAAAATCGATTGTAACTATTGCCACACAGGTGTTAATAAAGGAAAGAGTGCTACCATTCCTGCGGCTAACATCTGTATGAACTGTCACGGCGTGATCAAAAAGGAATCGCCTGAGATTCAGAAAATCTATACAGCTATTGAACAAAATCGCCCCATTGAGTGGATTCGTGTTCATAATCTGCCTGATCTGGCTTATTTCAACCATGCGCAACACGTAAATGTCGGTAACGTACAATGCCAGACTTGCCACGGTGATATCGAAAAAATGGAAGTGGTCGAGCAGCGCTCGTCATTGACGATGGGCTGGTGTATTGACTGTCACCGTAAAACGGAAGTCAACACAAAAGATAATGCCTACTACGATAAGTTAGTTGCTCTTCACAGTAAAGAAAGTAAAGAGCCGCTTAAAGTAGCTAATATCGGCGGTCTGGAATGTTCTAAATGCCACTATTAA
- the rpsA gene encoding 30S ribosomal protein S1: MSKTQQRELPAFDWDRADNKGFGSGYSDAERDRMLELYDNTLSEVKEKEVVMGTVVGITDREVLLNIGFKSDGLVPASEFRDMPDLKMGDEIEVYVENQEDPNGQLVLSRKKAKVITAWQKIQRALDEDLVIDGFVKRRTKGGLIVDIFSIEAFLPGSQIDVKPIRDFDIFVGKKMEVKVVKINYANDNVVVSHKVLIEKDLEAQRAQILNNLEKGQVLEGVIKNMTNFGVFIDLGGVDGLLHITDISWGRISHPSEVLHLDQKVNVVVLDFDEDKKRISLGMKQLQAHPWDALEQDIQVGSKVKGKIVNVADYGAFLEIMPGVEGLIHVSEMSWSQHLRNPQEFLKVGDEVEAQVLTLDRSDRKMSLGIKQLTEDPWTRPELRTKYAIGTKHKGVVRNLTNFGLFLELEEGIDGLVHVSDLSWTKKVKHPSDFIKVGEDLEVIVLELDIENRRLALGHKQLEENPWDTFETVFAVGTIHRCTIISKNDKMATLELPYGIEGFSSLKNLGKEDGTFAEVGETLDFKVTEFSKEEKRIMLSHTKTWQEKNEPVKEQKPKAAAAKPTSTSNQADRGATLGDLDALAALKEQLEGRN; encoded by the coding sequence ATGAGCAAAACGCAGCAACGCGAACTGCCGGCATTTGATTGGGACCGGGCAGACAACAAAGGATTCGGAAGTGGCTATTCGGACGCAGAGCGTGACCGGATGCTAGAACTGTACGACAACACCCTGTCGGAGGTTAAAGAGAAAGAAGTAGTGATGGGAACCGTCGTTGGGATTACGGACCGTGAGGTACTGCTCAACATCGGCTTCAAGTCGGACGGGTTGGTTCCAGCTTCCGAATTCCGGGATATGCCGGACCTGAAGATGGGTGATGAAATTGAAGTTTACGTAGAAAATCAGGAAGACCCGAACGGTCAGCTTGTTCTTTCGCGCAAGAAAGCGAAAGTGATCACAGCCTGGCAGAAAATCCAGCGTGCTCTGGACGAAGATCTCGTTATCGATGGTTTCGTTAAGCGCCGGACGAAGGGTGGTCTGATCGTTGATATTTTCAGCATTGAAGCGTTCTTGCCAGGTTCACAGATCGACGTGAAGCCGATTCGTGACTTCGATATTTTCGTTGGTAAGAAAATGGAGGTTAAAGTCGTTAAGATCAACTATGCAAATGATAACGTTGTCGTTTCGCACAAAGTCCTGATCGAGAAAGACCTCGAAGCACAACGCGCTCAAATCCTGAACAACCTCGAGAAAGGTCAGGTTCTGGAAGGCGTGATCAAAAACATGACCAACTTCGGTGTATTCATCGACCTTGGTGGTGTCGATGGTCTGTTGCACATCACGGACATCTCGTGGGGTCGTATCAGCCATCCATCCGAAGTGTTACACCTCGACCAGAAGGTCAACGTGGTTGTTCTGGACTTCGACGAAGACAAAAAGCGTATCTCACTGGGCATGAAACAACTTCAGGCTCACCCATGGGATGCTTTAGAGCAGGATATCCAGGTTGGTTCGAAAGTAAAAGGCAAGATTGTAAACGTAGCCGATTACGGTGCGTTCCTGGAAATCATGCCGGGCGTAGAAGGACTGATCCACGTATCCGAAATGTCGTGGTCGCAGCACCTGCGCAATCCACAGGAGTTCCTGAAAGTTGGTGATGAAGTAGAAGCTCAAGTGCTGACGCTGGACCGTAGTGACCGCAAAATGTCGCTGGGCATCAAACAACTGACCGAAGATCCCTGGACTCGCCCAGAACTGCGTACGAAATACGCGATCGGCACCAAGCATAAAGGTGTGGTTCGTAACCTAACCAACTTCGGCCTATTCCTTGAACTGGAAGAGGGTATCGATGGTCTGGTACACGTATCGGATCTGTCGTGGACCAAGAAGGTAAAACATCCTTCAGACTTCATCAAAGTTGGTGAAGACCTCGAAGTTATTGTGCTGGAACTGGACATCGAAAACCGTCGTCTGGCGCTGGGTCACAAACAACTCGAAGAAAACCCATGGGATACGTTCGAAACCGTATTCGCAGTTGGTACGATTCACCGGTGCACGATCATTAGCAAGAACGACAAGATGGCGACGCTCGAACTGCCTTATGGTATCGAAGGTTTCTCATCTCTGAAGAATCTTGGTAAAGAAGATGGCACCTTCGCTGAAGTTGGTGAAACGCTTGATTTCAAAGTAACGGAGTTCTCGAAAGAAGAGAAACGCATTATGTTGTCGCACACGAAAACGTGGCAGGAGAAAAATGAGCCGGTAAAAGAACAGAAGCCAAAAGCGGCTGCTGCTAAACCGACTTCGACTTCAAACCAGGCGGATCGTGGCGCAACGTTGGGTGACCTTGATGCATTGGCTGCTCTGAAGGAGCAGCTGGAAGGCCGCAACTAA
- a CDS encoding TAT-variant-translocated molybdopterin oxidoreductase has product MEENTTKRYWKGVEELRNDATFVKNANSEFANPDLGDSSNDLDGLLGGSNTQRRDFLKVMGFGMAAVTLAACETPVHKAIPYINKPEFTFPSISDYYASTYTDGGDYAAILVETREGRPIKIEGNPMSSISKGGTTARVQASLLSLYDIDKLKGPKRGEADIDWATADREIVSQLNSVAARGGAIRIVTSTILSPATKAVITDFVAKYPTARHIMYDANSAFGIVQANQASFGKAVIPSYDFSKAQTIVSVGADFLGTWIAPIEYMRPYAQGRKIGAVGGGKKTMSRHYQFETGLSMTGANADYRTAIKPSQEGLVVAALYNKVAAKLGGTAISTASVNVPNLDKAANELARSRGKALVVAGSNDPNVQIVVNALNNLLGSYGTTIDINAPVNYRQGNDQQMSAFIDEAKAGRVGAALFFGANPVYDHPRGAELAEALPKLALSVSFADRADETASLGKYITPAPHFLECWNDAEPKQGVYSLTQPAITNIYKTRQFQSSLLTWAGKPSDFQTYLKNFWRTNRYPQASGFSSFDAFWIKSLHDGVFEPNSATASVGGATFAGNIAQAASGIAQRYKPTTGMELALYETVGIGTGSTANNPWLQEMPDPVTKACWDNYAALSQKTANDMGLAQNDLVTVSVGGKSIELPVLIQPGQADNTVSVAIGYGREKGGKSANGVGKNAFPFASITNGYVNYSAFTAKVDKTSGSHEIAQTQTHDTVMGRKAVLQESILAEYQKNPKAGRYEPKVVTSEGPKASTDISLWNGYGKPNHSWGMVIDLNSCIGCGACVIGCQAENNIQVVGRQEVINRREMHWIRIDRYYSSDADPEDVKELEVASANPEVTFQPMLCQHCSNAPCETVCPVLATTHSTEGLNQMTYNRCIGTRYCANNCPYKVRRFNWFKYFDNDNFDYHFNNDLGKMVINPDVTVRSRGVIEKCSFCVQRIQEGKLTAKKERRRPMPDEIQTACAQACPTNAIIFGDMNNPESTIAQTLETELQGRAFHVLEEINVRPQISYLTKIRNKDEEPKQASRQESQA; this is encoded by the coding sequence ATGGAAGAAAATACGACCAAACGGTATTGGAAAGGGGTTGAAGAATTACGCAACGATGCAACGTTTGTAAAGAACGCGAACAGCGAGTTTGCGAATCCTGACCTGGGAGACTCATCGAATGACCTTGATGGTTTGCTCGGTGGTTCAAACACCCAACGCCGTGATTTTTTAAAAGTAATGGGCTTTGGGATGGCCGCTGTAACACTGGCTGCCTGCGAAACCCCAGTTCATAAAGCAATTCCGTACATCAACAAACCGGAATTTACATTTCCTTCTATCTCGGACTACTACGCGTCAACATACACGGATGGGGGCGATTACGCTGCTATTCTGGTTGAAACACGCGAAGGACGGCCCATTAAGATTGAAGGTAACCCCATGTCTAGCATCTCGAAAGGGGGCACTACGGCTCGGGTTCAGGCATCGCTTTTGTCATTGTACGACATTGATAAACTGAAGGGCCCAAAGCGGGGCGAGGCAGACATCGATTGGGCTACCGCCGACCGGGAAATTGTCAGTCAGCTGAACTCAGTTGCGGCACGGGGTGGAGCAATTCGGATCGTCACATCAACGATCTTAAGTCCGGCGACCAAAGCCGTTATTACTGACTTCGTTGCTAAATATCCTACGGCCCGCCACATTATGTATGATGCCAACTCCGCGTTCGGTATTGTACAGGCGAATCAGGCTTCGTTTGGTAAAGCCGTTATTCCTTCTTACGATTTCAGCAAAGCACAGACAATTGTTAGTGTCGGGGCTGACTTTCTAGGAACATGGATCGCACCAATCGAATACATGCGCCCGTACGCACAGGGTCGGAAAATCGGTGCTGTAGGCGGAGGCAAAAAAACCATGTCGCGGCATTACCAGTTTGAGACGGGCTTGTCGATGACGGGTGCTAATGCTGATTACCGTACGGCGATCAAGCCATCGCAGGAAGGTCTGGTTGTTGCTGCCTTGTATAATAAAGTAGCGGCTAAATTGGGCGGAACTGCCATCAGTACGGCATCGGTCAATGTACCTAACCTCGACAAAGCCGCCAATGAACTAGCTCGTTCACGTGGTAAAGCGCTGGTAGTGGCAGGATCAAACGATCCAAACGTACAAATTGTCGTCAATGCACTTAACAACCTGTTGGGTAGCTACGGTACGACAATTGATATCAATGCGCCGGTTAATTATCGTCAGGGTAACGACCAGCAGATGAGCGCCTTCATTGATGAAGCGAAAGCGGGTCGTGTTGGTGCTGCATTGTTCTTCGGTGCTAACCCAGTGTACGATCATCCTCGTGGTGCTGAATTAGCGGAAGCGTTGCCTAAATTGGCATTATCAGTTTCGTTCGCTGATCGTGCTGACGAGACGGCATCGCTGGGTAAATACATTACTCCTGCCCCCCACTTTCTGGAGTGCTGGAATGATGCTGAACCAAAACAAGGCGTCTATAGCCTGACTCAACCGGCTATTACAAACATCTACAAAACCCGTCAGTTTCAATCAAGCTTACTGACATGGGCGGGCAAGCCAAGTGATTTTCAGACATACCTGAAAAACTTCTGGCGCACCAACCGATATCCTCAGGCTTCTGGTTTTAGCTCATTCGATGCATTCTGGATAAAAAGTCTGCACGATGGCGTATTTGAACCAAATTCGGCTACCGCTTCTGTGGGAGGAGCTACCTTTGCCGGAAACATTGCGCAAGCGGCTTCTGGCATTGCACAGCGCTACAAGCCCACAACGGGCATGGAGCTGGCACTGTATGAAACAGTAGGCATTGGAACAGGTTCGACGGCTAACAATCCTTGGCTTCAAGAAATGCCCGATCCTGTAACGAAGGCTTGCTGGGATAATTATGCCGCTCTGTCGCAAAAGACAGCTAACGACATGGGACTGGCCCAGAATGATTTGGTGACAGTTAGTGTCGGTGGCAAGTCAATCGAACTGCCGGTTCTGATTCAGCCAGGTCAAGCAGACAACACTGTTTCGGTAGCCATTGGTTACGGCCGCGAAAAGGGAGGTAAATCAGCCAATGGTGTTGGTAAAAACGCATTCCCGTTTGCTTCAATTACAAACGGCTACGTGAACTACTCCGCTTTCACGGCGAAAGTAGATAAGACTAGCGGTTCGCACGAGATTGCGCAGACGCAAACGCACGATACGGTGATGGGTCGGAAAGCTGTTCTTCAGGAGTCAATACTTGCTGAATATCAGAAGAACCCGAAAGCAGGTCGGTATGAGCCTAAAGTCGTAACGTCCGAAGGGCCAAAAGCGTCAACAGATATTTCTCTTTGGAATGGCTACGGTAAGCCAAACCACTCGTGGGGTATGGTCATCGACCTTAACTCCTGCATCGGTTGTGGTGCCTGCGTAATTGGTTGCCAGGCCGAGAACAATATCCAGGTTGTTGGTCGCCAAGAGGTTATCAACCGACGTGAGATGCACTGGATTCGGATTGACCGCTACTACAGCAGCGATGCCGATCCCGAGGACGTGAAAGAACTGGAAGTTGCATCGGCTAATCCCGAAGTAACGTTTCAGCCGATGTTGTGCCAACATTGCAGCAATGCTCCTTGCGAAACGGTTTGTCCGGTTCTGGCCACAACCCACAGTACGGAAGGTCTCAACCAGATGACCTATAACCGGTGTATTGGTACACGTTATTGCGCTAACAACTGTCCGTATAAAGTTCGTCGCTTTAACTGGTTCAAGTATTTCGATAACGATAACTTTGATTACCACTTCAATAATGATCTTGGTAAAATGGTCATTAACCCGGATGTAACAGTTCGGTCACGTGGAGTAATCGAAAAGTGTTCGTTCTGCGTGCAGCGGATTCAGGAAGGCAAACTCACAGCCAAAAAAGAGCGTCGTCGGCCAATGCCAGACGAAATTCAAACGGCCTGTGCACAAGCTTGTCCAACAAACGCCATTATTTTCGGCGACATGAACAATCCGGAAAGTACGATTGCGCAAACGCTGGAAACAGAGCTGCAAGGCCGGGCCTTCCACGTGCTTGAAGAGATTAACGTGAGACCACAAATCTCGTACCTGACCAAAATTCGGAACAAAGACGAAGAACCTAAACAGGCATCTCGTCAGGAATCGCAGGCATAA
- a CDS encoding HNH endonuclease, which produces MGRKVLVLNQDYSALSICSVPKAFLLVFLDKAELVAESEQFTLRTVSAEFPMPSVIRLHRYVSLPYKGVMLTRQNIFKRDGHHCQYCGTTEDLTLDHVMPKSRGGKTSWDNLATACKRCNSRKGDYTPEEANLKLRQKPFKPTFLVFLREFSGSLEQSWMPFLSKKEKAFQ; this is translated from the coding sequence ATGGGCAGGAAAGTATTAGTCTTAAACCAAGATTACAGTGCACTCAGCATCTGCTCCGTTCCTAAAGCATTTTTGCTGGTTTTTTTAGATAAAGCCGAACTCGTCGCCGAATCCGAGCAATTCACGCTCCGAACCGTCTCTGCGGAGTTCCCGATGCCGTCGGTTATCCGGTTACATCGATACGTAAGTCTGCCGTACAAGGGCGTTATGCTCACCCGGCAGAATATCTTTAAGCGTGACGGTCACCATTGCCAGTACTGTGGAACAACGGAAGATCTGACACTCGACCACGTCATGCCAAAATCACGGGGGGGTAAAACCAGCTGGGACAACCTCGCTACCGCCTGCAAACGGTGCAACTCCCGGAAAGGGGACTATACACCCGAAGAGGCCAATCTTAAATTGCGGCAGAAGCCCTTCAAACCGACCTTCCTGGTTTTTCTACGCGAGTTTTCGGGATCGCTCGAACAAAGCTGGATGCCCTTTTTAAGCAAGAAAGAAAAAGCATTCCAATAA
- the smpB gene encoding SsrA-binding protein SmpB encodes MASASIVKQVDIRNRRASFEYSFLETFTAGIILTGTEIKSIRQGKVNLQDAYCLIYNDELFIRQMNISLYTEGTHYNHDPLRDRKLLLTKREIKRLTEKLKDQGLTIVPVRMFTSERGFAKIDIALAKGKKLFDKRDSIKERDVTREMQRERY; translated from the coding sequence ATGGCCTCTGCTTCTATTGTTAAACAGGTTGATATCCGGAATCGTCGGGCATCGTTTGAATATTCGTTTTTAGAAACGTTCACGGCGGGTATTATCCTGACGGGTACCGAAATTAAATCGATCCGACAGGGAAAGGTAAACTTACAGGACGCCTATTGCCTGATTTATAATGACGAACTCTTTATTCGTCAGATGAATATTTCGCTGTATACCGAAGGAACTCACTACAACCACGACCCGCTGCGTGATCGGAAACTGCTGCTGACAAAGCGGGAGATCAAGCGGCTTACCGAAAAATTAAAGGATCAGGGATTGACCATTGTTCCCGTCCGAATGTTCACCAGTGAGCGTGGTTTTGCCAAAATCGACATTGCGCTGGCGAAAGGTAAAAAGCTGTTCGATAAGCGCGACAGCATTAAAGAACGCGACGTAACACGAGAGATGCAGCGCGAACGCTACTAA